A window of Apium graveolens cultivar Ventura chromosome 8, ASM990537v1, whole genome shotgun sequence contains these coding sequences:
- the LOC141679173 gene encoding uncharacterized protein LOC141679173, giving the protein MDINKTKAQGVWIAVEPIDPKAVVDDKVDKVALVMLYQGLPEEMILSIAEKGTAKEVWTALKMMCQGADRAKKAKVQTLRTEFESLVMKDNEQIDEFYLKLNGLVMNIRALGESITESYVVKKMLRVVPTRFLQIISTLEQFGDLEKITLEEIGGSLRIHEERLGRSNKSESNDGQLMLIEEEWQKHEAVDSKLLLTHEEWQKRSSRRNSVGSFPNSRPRGGRDKSNLRPRRNKEVKEEMNMARLEDDEPALLLAKCEDKDNKEGTHLNKKQIILSKLSKVQNESNVWYLDNGASSHMTGFNSKFMELDE; this is encoded by the exons ATGGACATCAACAAGACCAAA GCACAGGGAGTTTGGATAGCCGTAGAACCTATAGATCCGAAGGCGGTTGTTGATGATAAGGTGGACAAGGTAGCTTTGGTTATGCTGTATCAAGGTCTACCTGAGGAGATGATTCTCTCGATTGCAGAGAAAGGGACTGCCAAGGAAGTATGGACAGCCCTGAAGATGATGTGCCAAGGGGCAGATCGTGCTAAGAAAGCAAAGGTTCAGACACTGAGAACTGAGTTTGAATCCTTGGTGATGAAAGACAATGAACAAATAGATGAATTTTATTTAAAGTTGAATGGACTTGTGATGAACATACGAGCCTTAGGTGAATCTATAACAGAGTCATATGTGGTCAAGAAAATGCTTCGTGTAGTACCGACCAGATTTCTGCAAATTATTTCGACATTGGAACAATTTGGTGATTTGGAAAAGATAACATTAGAAGAGATAGGGGGCTCGTTGAGAATTCACGAAGAAAGACTAGGCAGAAGTAATAAGAGTGAATCAAATGATGGACAATTGATGTTAATAGAAGAGGAATGGCAAAAACATGAAGCTGTTGATAGTAAACTACTACTAACTCATGAAGAATGGCAAAAGCGATCAAGCAGAAGAAACTCTGTAGGTTCTTTTCCAAACAGTAGACCTCGAGGAGGGCGAGACAAGAGTAATCTAAG ACCAAGACGAAACAAAGAAGTAAAAGAGGAGATGAATATGGCAAGACTCGAGGATGATGAGCCAGCTCTACTACTTGCAAAATGTGAAGATAAAGATAACAAAGAGGGCACACATTTGAATAAGAAACAAATTATTCTATCAAAATTATCAAAGGTTCAGAATGAGTCCAACGTGTGGTACTTGGACAATGGAGCCAGTAGCCATATGACTGGCTTCAACTCGAAATTCATGGAACTGGATGAATAG
- the LOC141679175 gene encoding secreted RxLR effector protein 161-like: protein MDPKEQLVKDEGGKAVNDTEYKSMIEGLRYLVHTRPDIAFSLGIASRFMERPTELHRNAVKRIIRYVQGTLHFGLVYTKDSGNNMLTGFADSDLAGSLDDRKSTEGMYFYLNDSLITWVSQKQRCVALLSCEAEFMAATAATCQAIWIQNVLNQITDEKISSGGFVC, encoded by the coding sequence ATGGACCCGAAGGAGCAACTTGTTAAGGACGAAGGTGGCAAAGCAGTGAATGACACAGAGTATAAAAGTATGATTGAAGGACTGAGGTATTTAGTACACACTAGGCCAGACATTGCTTTTTCACTTGGCATAGCAAGCAGATTCATGGAGCGTCCAACTGAGTTACATCGAAATGCTGTCAAAAGGATTATTAGATATGTTCAAGGCACATTGCATTTCGGTTTGGTATACACTAAGGATAGTGGAAACAATATGTTAACAGGTTTTGCTGACAGTGATTTGGCAGGTAGCTTGGACGACAGGAAGAGCACTGAAGGTATGTATTTCTACTTGAATGACAGTCTCATTACTTGGGTATCGCAAAAACAACGCTGTGTTGCTCTTTTATCTTGCGAGGCAGAATTCATGGCTGCAACAGCAGCCACTTGTCAAGCTATATGGATCCAGAATGTGTTGAACCAGATAACAGATGAGAAGATAAGTTCGGGTGGTTTTGTGTGTTGA